In the genome of Streptomyces aquilus, the window CGGGCTTGCCCAGCGACCGGGCGTAGGCGATCTCGGCCCGGGTGCTGTCTCCGATGTAGTCGCCGACCACGAGCACCTCGTCGGCGAGCCGGATCTTCGCCCGGTGCAGATCGTCGAGTCGCACCTTCAGGGCCTCGGCCTCGACAGGATCGGACCACAGCTCGTGCGGTGACTTCAGGTCACAACCCGGCTTGACGACGATCCTTCCGGCCTGGGTCTCCCGCAGATCGGCCTCGGCCATCTCGGTCATGAAACGCGTGGAGCCGCAGATCACGACGATACGAGGAAGGCTCAACTGCTGCTTCGCCTCGGCGAGTTTCTCCTCGGGGGTGAGCGGCTGCGCGTATGTCACTGGGTCCTCCTGTCGGACGCCCGTTTGCTGTCGCCGTTGACAGCCGGGAGTGATGTGGCGGTTTTGTTCTTTGAGGGAAGGAACCGCCACCGGCCTTCAGAGATGACGTCCAGCTCGCCGTCCCTGATGCGTACGGCCGTGGCGTCGTCGATGAAGTAGATCGGGAAGTCGGCGCGTGCGGCGATGCGGTCGGCCCAGGCGTCGTCCCGCTCGGGGAAGTCCGGTGAGTACAGGTGCGGCTTGAGATACCAGTCGAAGAGCCCGAACGGCGGCTCCACGGTCGTGGTGCCGAGCACGTGGAGGTCCGCCGTGTCCCCGATGACGTCGGCGGAGTGGCCGGTGAGATGGCGGCTGAAGATCATTGATCCGGCGCTGAATCCCACGTAGACCCGGCTCTCCAGCGCCTTGAGGAAGCCGTCGGACAGGCCGTTGCCGGTGATGCTGCGCGCGAGGTGGTAGTGGTTGCCGCCGCTGACGTAGACGACGTCGGCCTTGAGCAGCCGGTCGAGCACCAACTGCCGGGGCAGGCCGTTGAGTTCCAGGACGTCGAACTCGCGCCAGCCCAGGCCGTGCAGCCGGTTCATGTCCGCGACGAACCAGCTGTGGTCGCCCGGCTCGGCGAGCGATGCGGTGGGGACGTACACGACGTTCGCCGATCCGAACGGCTTGCCCAGCATGTCCCGCAGTGCATCGCGCAGTGTCTCGTTACTGAGGCCGCTCGCCGTCAACAGAAGGTTCATCGGGCGAGCCAAGCACGGCTGACGGACGCTCGCAACGAACCCGGGATCTCCGTATACGCCCCCTACCAGGCCCCTCACCGCACCAGAGCGGCCGCGAACACCCCGCGTTGAGCCACCAGCCACTCCTGAACGCGGTCCCAACGCCGCCAGCCACCACGCTCGGACAGCGCCTGGACGTAGCCGGGGTCACCGTCGGCCACCCGGCCGGCGACGAACGCCCGGCAGGACGCGGTCGCCTGTTCGATGACACCGGGCAGTTCAGCGCGCTCCTGCGGGGAGAGGCGGTAGCCGTCGGCGAGGATGCGCAGCCGTGCCGGGGCATCCAGTCCCGCCGGATAGAAGCCGGCCGCGGAGGTGGGATCGAGCATCGGAACCCAGTAGCGGGCGGTCATGGCGACGTCCCACACGGGCCGGCCGGGGGCCGCCAGATCGAAATCGATCAGGGCTGTGGCCTGGCCCTCGCGGAAGACGACGTTCTCCGGGCACACGTCGTTGTGGCACAGCACCGTCCCTCCCTCCGGGTCGGCCAGAGACCGCGGCCACTCGGCGGACACGTCCACCGCGAGGGCCGCGCTCGCGTCGTGCAGACGCCGCAGCAGGCTGCCCACCGATCTCAACGCGGCCTCGGTCATCGCCCAGTCCGGAAACGGCGGGAGAGGGACGTCGCCGGGGATGAAGGTCAGCTGCTCGCGGCCGTCGTCGGTGAGCCGGACGGGCCGAGGAGCAGCGTCGAATCCCTGCTCCGCGAGTGCGAGGAGGTGGGCGTGGAGGGCGCGCGCGGTGCGCGGCGCCGGACGTTCCACCAGGGAACCGTGACGCACGACCGCGCCTACGTTCACCATTCCACCGACCAGGACTTCACCCTCTGCAGCCATGCTGATCACGCTACCGTCGAGTCGCGGGAAGGTGTGGATGGTCCTCTCGTTCCCTTCGGTGCGACGCGGGAAGAACTCCCCGACGGCTACCCGAGCCATGACAGCGGCCGCGCACCCTCTGAGGTGGAAGCCCACCCGCTCATCACCAGGATCAACCCGGAGTACGGGCCCCGGCTGCGCGCCCTTCCCTGCGAGCTGGTGTGGGCGACGACCTGGATGGACGATGCGAACGACTGCATCGCACCCTGGCTCGGCCTGCCGAGTCTGCCCGTCGTGAACTGGCCGGACGCCAGCGACGATGGCCCGAGGGACGGACTGCACTGGAAGACCCGTCCACTCCTGGACTGGGCCGCCGGCCGAGCCTTCGTCTGGATCGACGACGAGATGACCGACCGCGACCGGGCCTGGATCACCGCCCACCACCCGGGACAAGCTCTCCTGCACCACGTCGATCCGCGCTACGGCCTCACCGACCACGACTTCGCCGCCCTCGACCAGTGGCTCCAGTCCCACCAGGGCTGACCACCGCTCAACCGGAATCCCATGGCCGAACGCCTCCGAGGGCAGGTGATTCGGCGGGCAGGGGCAGGCCCTGTCGGAGTTGGGTGTCGGCCGTGGCCACGATCGTGTCGGCGATGTCCCTGGGCTCCCAGCCCAGCAGCGAACGGGCCAGTACCTGAGCGCGGCCGGGGCGGCTATCGCGCCGGGGCGTCGAGTCCCCGGCCAATGGTGCGCGCCGCCTCGCGGAGGGCACCGTCGACGCGGGCGTACGGGGCGCTGGTGGGCAGGGTGACGAAGACCGCTGCCACGGCCAGGCCGTTCCGCAACACCGGTGCGGCGAAGGAGAGTTCGCCCAGTGCGTACTCTTCGTGGGCCGTGGCCAGGCCGGTCTCTCTGATGCGGATCAGTTGGGAGGCGAGGGTGCCCGGGGTGGTCACGGTGTGACGGGTGTGGCGCCGCAGCGCCGTCAGCGGGCCGTGGCCGTGGGCGAGGAGGATCTTGCCGGGCGACGTGGCGTGCAGGGGCAGGCGGTCGCCGCTGACCAGGCACAGGGCCGTGCCGTCGGAGGGGACGGCGATGTCCGCGTGGCCGCCGGTGCGGGAGGTGAGCGTGCGGAGGGCGGGGAGTGAGATGTCGAGCAGGCCGCGCGGACAAGGGGCCGCGGCGCCGATGGCGCGGATGCGGGTGCCCAGGCGATAGGAGCCGTCGGTCGCCCGCTCCAGCCCGCCCCACGCGACCAGCTCCCGCACCATCCGCAGTGCCGTCGGCACCGGTAGCCCGGTCCGGCGGGCGATCTCCGTCAGACGCAGGGTGTCCGGCGCCCCCACGAACGCGTCCAGCACCGAGAAGACCCGTCCGGCAACGCTCTCGGCCACTTCGCACCCCGCGTTTTCATTCAGTGAAAGTCCGGCGTTGTCGCCGCACCACGCACCCCGCGAAGGTCAACACATGACTCTCGACCTGTCTTCCGACGAACTCCTCTCCACCACCCGGGCGGTCCGGCACCGCCTCGACCTCACCCGGCCCGTGCCGCGCCAACTGCTGGAGGAGTGCGTGGACTTGGCGGTCCAGGCCCCGACCGGCCGCAACCGCCAGCGCTGGCACTTCGTGATCGTGACCGACCCGGAGCGGCGGGCCGCGCTGGCCGACGTGTGGCGGGACGGCGTGCGCACGCCGGGCGTCTCCGAGCCCGTCCCCGAACGGGACGTGCGCCGAGCCGACGTGGCGCACATGGAGCGGGTCTACTCCGGCGCCGCCCATCTCTACCAGCACATCCACGAGGTCCCGGCGATCGTCGTGCCCTGCGTGGAGGGCCGTACCGACAACGCGTCCGTCCTGAGGCAGGCCGGGACATGGGGGTCCATCCTCCCGGCGGTGTGGAGCTTCATGCTCGCCGCCCGGGCCCGCGGGCTCGGCAGTTGCTGGACCACCGGCAACCTCGTCCACGAGAAGGAGTCGGCCCGTGTCCTCGGGATTCCTTACGACGACGTCATGCAGGCGGCGTTCATCCCCGTGGCGTTCACCCTCGGCACCGACTTCCGCCCGGCCCGCCGCATCCCGAGGGAGGAGGTACTGCACTGGGACGCCTGGTGAACCATCCGGGACGGCTCAGGGGCTGAGGGGAAGATCCGGCGGCACCCTCCGGTTGTCGTCGGTGTACGGCCGTAGCGCACCCCGACCGGAGGGAAAGGCCACTCATGACCGACAGCCTGAAGGAAACCGTCGGACGATACGGCATCTGGAGCAGCGGCCTGCGTGACTCGGGCCCGTCCCGCAGCGGTGAACTGGCAGAGGCCGCGGCGGAGTTGGAGGAGCTGGGGTATGGCGCGCTCTGGCTCGGCGGCAGCAGTTCCGCCCGCGATGCCGCTCCGCTGATCGAGGCGTCGTCCCGGATCGTGGTCGGCACCAGCATCCAGAGCATCTGGGAGCACGAGCCCGCCGCCTCCGCCGCGAGCTTCGCCGCACTGGACTCGGCCCACCCGGGCCGCTTCGCCCTGGGCCTCGGCGTCAGTCACGCCAGGTTCGCGGAGCGGTACCGGCGCCCCTACTCGGCCCTGGTGTCCTACTTGGACGCGCTGGACGAGGCGGGCCATCCCGCCGACCGCCGCCTCCTCGCGGCCCTCGGTCCGAAGACCATCGACCTCGCCCGGGACCGTGCCGCCGGCTCCGTCCCGTACCTGGTCACCGCCGACCACACGGCCATGTCCCGGGAGCGCCTGGGCGAAGCCCCGCTGCTGGCACCGGAGTTGAAGGTCGTCCTGGAGTCCGACCCCGGCCGAGCCCGCGCCGTGGCCCGTGACTACCTCGCCGTCTACCTGACCCTGCCCAACTACACAGGCAACTTCCTGCGCAACGGCTTCACGGAGGACGACCTGGCGAACGGCGGCAGCGACCGCCTCATCGACGCGGTCTACGCCTGGGGCGACGAGACGCGGATCCGCGCCCGCATCGACGAGTACCTCGCCGCGGGCGCGGATCATGTGGCCCTCCACATCGTGGAAGGCAGCCTCCCGGGGGAGGAGTCCCTCCCCCGGGAGGCCTGGAGCAGGCTTGCTTCTCTGCTGACGTGAGGTCGATCAGGCCGCGACGAGTTCCTTCTCGCGTTCCGGCACGATGACCGGGGCCTTGGGCTTCTTGTTCGGCAGGGAGAGGCGGACGACCTTGCGCCAGGCGGAGAACACCTGCTTGGGCAGCGGGCCGGTGACGTACTCCAGCTCGTACTTCTCGAACAGCGCGCGGACCTTCACCGCGACCTCGGCGTACCGGTTGCTCGGCAGGTCCGGGAACAGGTGGTGCTCGATCTGGTGCGAGAGGTTGCCGGTCATGAAGTGCATGGCCTTGCTGCCGCTGATGTTCGCCGAGCCCATCATCTGGCGCAGGTACCACTGGCCGCGCGTCTCGCCCTTGATCGACCGGCGCTCGAAGACCTGGACGCCCTCGGGGAAGTGCCCGCACATGATCACCGAGTGGGACCAGATGTTGCGGACCAGGTTCGCGGTGAACGTGGCGGCGAGCGTGGGGAGGAACGACGGGCCCGACAGCAGCGGGTGGACCACGTAGTCCTTGAGCACCTGCTTGCGGATCTTGCGGCCCACGGCCTTGGCCCGCGCGCGGAACTCCGGGTTGTTGCGGCGGCGCTTGTGCAGGTTCTTGCCGAGCTCCAGGTCGTACGCCGCGATGCCGTACTCGAAGAAGCAGGCGTTGATGAAGTTCCACAGCGGCTGGCCGAGGTGGAAGGGGTGCCACTTCTGGTCCTCGTCGACGCGCATGATGCCGTAGCCGAGGTCGTTGTCCTTGCCGATCACGTTGGTGTACGTGTGGTGCAGCTCGTTGTGGGAGTGCTTCCACTGGTCGGCGGGGGAGACGTGGTCCCACTCCCAGGTGGTGGAGTGGATCTTCGGGTCGCGCATCCAGTCCCACTGGCCGTGCAGGATGTTGTGGCCGATCTCCATGTTGTCCATGATCTTCGCCACGGACAGGCCGGCGGTGCCGATCACCCACGCGGGCGGGAAGAGCGAGAACAGCAGCACGGCCCTGCTGGCCAGTTCCAGCTTGCGCTGCGCGCCGATGACCTTGCGGATGTACGCGGCGTCCTTCTCCCCGCGGCTGGCGATCACCTCGTCACGGATCGCGTCCAGCTCGCGGCCGAGCTCCTCGATCTGCTCCGCGGTCAGGTGGGCGGTGGGGTCGATGGCGGTCAAAGTGCTCCTACCGTTCGATGTCGCAGGGGCCCGCGGCGGCGGACACACAGGTCTGGATGAGGACGCCCGGCTCGGCTTCGGTGATCTCGCCGGTGCGCAGGTCGCGGACGGCGCCCGCCTTGAGCGGTGTGACGCAGCCGAAGCAGATGCCCATGCGGCATCCGGAGGGCATGAGCACGCCGGCCTCCTCGCCGACGTCCAGCAGCGGCGTGGCGCCGTCCGCGTCGACGGTCCTGCCGGTGGTGCTGAACGTGACCTCGCCGCCGTCGCCGGTGGCGACGATGCTGGGGCGGAAGCGTTCGGTGTGCAGACGCTCCGGTACGCCGTGCTCGCTCCAGTGCTTCTCGGCGGCGTCGAGCAGGCCCGCGGGCCCGCAGGCCCAGGTCTCGCGTTCGGTCCAGTCGGGGACGAGTTCGTCGAGACGGGCGATGTCGAGCATGCCGTGGATGTCGGTGTGCACCTCGGTGAGGCGCAGCTTCTCGGCCGCGACCAGGTCGTGCAGTTCGCTGCGGAAGATCACGTCCTGCGGCTGCGGCGCGGAGTGGATCATGACGGCGTCGTCGAACTCGGTGTCGCGCAGCATGCCCATCACGGGCGTGATGCCGCTGCCGGCCGTCAGGTAGAGCACCTTGGCGGGCTTGGCCTGCGGCAGCACGAAGTCGCCGGTCGCCTGGTCGAGCTGGATCAGTGTGCCCGGCTTCGCTCTGCGGACCAGGTGGTTGCTGACCTTGCCGTCCGGGATCGCCTTCACGGTGATGGTGACGCGGCCGTCGGGGCGGTTGGTCGGCGAGGTGAGGGAGTAGGCACGCCACAGGCGGACCCCGTCGACGTCGATCCCGATCCGCACGTACTGACCGGCCGTGTGGCCGCGCCAGCCGCGTCCCGGCCTGATCACGATGGTCGCGGCGTCACCCGTCTCCGGGTGCACGGCCTCGATGCGCCCTCGCAGGTCGGCGCCCGCGCGCAGCGGGCTGACCAGGTCGAGGTAGTCCGACGGCAGCAGTGGCGTCGTGACCATTTCCAGCAGTTTCCACGCCCTGCTGCGCAGGGCTGTACTCGTCATGACCCCAGCTTGCTGTGTCTCAGGGCGTAAAGTCCTGACCGTAGGACGTGAATTTGGTGGTTGGGATTGTTCGTAGGGAATAAAAACATGAGCCATGCGGTCCAGCGGGTCAGCGAGCTGGCTCTGGATGAGACGACGGTCACGGCCCTTCGGGCCGCGTTGAAGACCACGGCCGACGAGGTCGTTCAGGCGATCATCGACGAGGTTCCTCCGTACACGAACGCCCTTTCGGGTCACATGGGCGCCACCATCCGTCGTGCCGTCCGCACCGCCCTGGGGCACTACCTGGACCTCGCGAGCGGCAACGCCACCAGCGGCGACGCCAGTGACGCGGCCTACGAGCTGGGCCGGGGCGAAGTGCGCGACGGCCGTTCCATGGACGCCCTGCTCAGCGCCTATCGCGTCGGCGCCCGCGTGGCCTGGCGAGGCCTGGCGGCGGGTGCCGTACCCGCGGGCCTGCCCGCTGCCGAGGTCGCCAAGTTCGCCGAGCTGACCTTCGCCTACATCGACGAGCTCTCCGCCGCCAGCGCCGCGGGCCACGCCGACGAACTGGCCGCCCGGGGCCGGGCCCACGAACGCCATCTGGAGCAGTTGGCCCGCGACCTTGTCGCCGGCGCGAGCCCGGACGTGCTGCTGGCCTCCGCTCAGCGGGCCGGGTGGCCGCCTCCCGTGTCGCTGACCGCGGTCCTGCTGCCCGCCGCCCAGGCCCGGCCTGCCCATCGCACGCTCGACCCGAGCACTCTCGTCCTGGACGATCTGCCGGACGCCACCGGTGTGCTGCTCGTCCCCGATGCCGACCGACCACATCTCCTGCGGAAGCTGACGGACCGCGCCGCCGTGGCCGGCCCGGCCCGGCCCTGGACGCGCGCGTCGGCCTCGTACGCACGAGCCGCCCGCGCACGCTCCCTCTCCGCCGACATCCGCGACACCGAGGACCACCTGCCCGAGCTGGTGCTGAGCGCCGACGCGGACGCGCTCGCGGACCTGCGGGCCCGAGCCCTCGCACCGTTGCGGACCTTGCCCGCCGCGACCGCGGAACGGCTGGAGGAGACGCTGCGCGCATGGCTGCTGCACCAGGGCAGGCGCGAGGAGGTGGCGGCGGCGCTGTTCGTCCACCCGCAGACCGTCCGCTACCGCATGTCGCAGCTGCGGGAGCTGTTTCCGGATCTCGCCTCGCCCCAGCAGGTCCTTGAGCTGACGCTGGCGGTCGGTCTTCGGGCCGGCTGACGAGACGTCCCCGGAGCAGGGCGGGTACCGGCCCGGGATCAGTCGAGGAAACGGGTGACGGCCTGCCGGTAGAGCGTCGGCTGTTTCCGCGTCGATGAGGTGCCCGGCGCCGGGCACGGGGGCCAGGTCGGCCTCGCGCCGGACGTCGGCGTACTCCCGGGCGATCCCGGGGTTCTTGTGGTCGCAGCCGCCGCGCAGCACCAGGACCGGGACGTGGACACGTCGCGGGGCGGGGCGTGGGTCGGGGACGTGCAGCTGGTCGGCGGTGGTGAGTTGGTTGGCGTAGAGGCCGGGGACGGAGGCGGGGAGGCCGGTCACGGGGCGGTCGGGGTGGCAGGTGGCTGCCGAGGCGGCGATGTCGAGCAACCTGGCGCAGAGCGGGTCGAGTTCGCTGTCCGGGACCAGTGCGTGGGCGGCCCGCGGGTCGGCGTACGCCGGAAGGGACCAGGCCAACAGGCGCGGGTTCGCCTCCAGCTCGTCGACACGGCGTTGCCGCTCGGGCGTGAGCCGGTCCCAGATGTCGCCCTCGCCCCGGTCCTTCCAAGGCTGATCGACGGCATCCGCGCCCTTGCTGGGGTGCGGGCTCGCCAACGCGGAGATCGCCGAAGGGCTCCAGGTGGGTGAGGCGACCGTGAAGACACACGTCGGCCGGGTCCTGGACAAACTCGGGCTGCGCGACCGCGTCCACGCGGTGGTGTTCGCCTTCGACCACGGTCTGGTGCGCCCGGGCGGGCGGTGAGCGACGTCAGCCGCCGACCCGGACCAGGCCGCTCTCGTACGCGAAGATGACGGCGTGCACCCGATCCGGCAGCTCCAACTTGCCCAGGATCCGGCCCAGATGGGTCTTGACGGTCGTCTCGCCCAGGAACAGCCGGGTGGCGATCTCCTGGTTGCCCAGTCCCCGGGTGACCAGCGTGAGCACCTCGCGCTCGCGGGCGGTGAGCAGGTCGAGGCGCTCGTCGGGCACGGTGGACGCGGCGGGCAGCACGAACCGCTCCACCAGACGCCGGATCACCGACGGCCCCATCATCACGTCCCCGTGCAGCACCGCGCGCACGGTCACCAGGATCTCCTCGCCGAGCGCGTCCTTCACCAGAAACCCGCTCGCCCCGGCCCACAGGGCCCCGAGCCGGCGGACATGGCGGGTGGGCCGGTGGACGCGGTGGTGTCCGGGCTGCCGTGGACGGTGATGCCCGCGGCGGAGCGGAACCGGACGCTGGACGCCGTCGCGGCGGCGCCGGCGCCGAGCGGCCGGTTTACCACCTTCGCCTGTCTGCACGCCGCGTGGACCCCGCCCGGCCGACACCGGGCGGCCGGACTCCGCGAGCGCTTCGGCACGGTGGAACGCGGCCCGGTGGTGTGGCCCAACCTGCCACCGGCCTTCGTGCACCTGGCCCGTGCGCCCGGGAAAGACGTGTCGTCGATCTCGGCGTCCGTCAGCCCCTGACCGGGCAGCGCGGATGCCCGGCCGGTCTCGCGTGCCCTGGTGCCCGGCCCGTCACCCGGAGGAACGGAGGTGCTGGGACACGGCGTCGGCCGTGGCGGACACC includes:
- a CDS encoding IclR family transcriptional regulator produces the protein MAESVAGRVFSVLDAFVGAPDTLRLTEIARRTGLPVPTALRMVRELVAWGGLERATDGSYRLGTRIRAIGAAAPCPRGLLDISLPALRTLTSRTGGHADIAVPSDGTALCLVSGDRLPLHATSPGKILLAHGHGPLTALRRHTRHTVTTPGTLASQLIRIRETGLATAHEEYALGELSFAAPVLRNGLAVAAVFVTLPTSAPYARVDGALREAARTIGRGLDAPAR
- a CDS encoding Type 1 glutamine amidotransferase-like domain-containing protein, with the translated sequence MNLLLTASGLSNETLRDALRDMLGKPFGSANVVYVPTASLAEPGDHSWFVADMNRLHGLGWREFDVLELNGLPRQLVLDRLLKADVVYVSGGNHYHLARSITGNGLSDGFLKALESRVYVGFSAGSMIFSRHLTGHSADVIGDTADLHVLGTTTVEPPFGLFDWYLKPHLYSPDFPERDDAWADRIAARADFPIYFIDDATAVRIRDGELDVISEGRWRFLPSKNKTATSLPAVNGDSKRASDRRTQ
- a CDS encoding phosphotransferase, which translates into the protein MAAEGEVLVGGMVNVGAVVRHGSLVERPAPRTARALHAHLLALAEQGFDAAPRPVRLTDDGREQLTFIPGDVPLPPFPDWAMTEAALRSVGSLLRRLHDASAALAVDVSAEWPRSLADPEGGTVLCHNDVCPENVVFREGQATALIDFDLAAPGRPVWDVAMTARYWVPMLDPTSAAGFYPAGLDAPARLRILADGYRLSPQERAELPGVIEQATASCRAFVAGRVADGDPGYVQALSERGGWRRWDRVQEWLVAQRGVFAAALVR
- a CDS encoding nitroreductase family protein, encoding MTLDLSSDELLSTTRAVRHRLDLTRPVPRQLLEECVDLAVQAPTGRNRQRWHFVIVTDPERRAALADVWRDGVRTPGVSEPVPERDVRRADVAHMERVYSGAAHLYQHIHEVPAIVVPCVEGRTDNASVLRQAGTWGSILPAVWSFMLAARARGLGSCWTTGNLVHEKESARVLGIPYDDVMQAAFIPVAFTLGTDFRPARRIPREEVLHWDAW
- a CDS encoding fatty acid desaturase family protein, yielding MTAIDPTAHLTAEQIEELGRELDAIRDEVIASRGEKDAAYIRKVIGAQRKLELASRAVLLFSLFPPAWVIGTAGLSVAKIMDNMEIGHNILHGQWDWMRDPKIHSTTWEWDHVSPADQWKHSHNELHHTYTNVIGKDNDLGYGIMRVDEDQKWHPFHLGQPLWNFINACFFEYGIAAYDLELGKNLHKRRRNNPEFRARAKAVGRKIRKQVLKDYVVHPLLSGPSFLPTLAATFTANLVRNIWSHSVIMCGHFPEGVQVFERRSIKGETRGQWYLRQMMGSANISGSKAMHFMTGNLSHQIEHHLFPDLPSNRYAEVAVKVRALFEKYELEYVTGPLPKQVFSAWRKVVRLSLPNKKPKAPVIVPEREKELVAA
- a CDS encoding response regulator transcription factor, yielding MKDALGEEILVTVRAVLHGDVMMGPSVIRRLVERFVLPAASTVPDERLDLLTAREREVLTLVTRGLGNQEIATRLFLGETTVKTHLGRILGKLELPDRVHAVIFAYESGLVRVGG
- a CDS encoding ferredoxin reductase, with amino-acid sequence MTSTALRSRAWKLLEMVTTPLLPSDYLDLVSPLRAGADLRGRIEAVHPETGDAATIVIRPGRGWRGHTAGQYVRIGIDVDGVRLWRAYSLTSPTNRPDGRVTITVKAIPDGKVSNHLVRRAKPGTLIQLDQATGDFVLPQAKPAKVLYLTAGSGITPVMGMLRDTEFDDAVMIHSAPQPQDVIFRSELHDLVAAEKLRLTEVHTDIHGMLDIARLDELVPDWTERETWACGPAGLLDAAEKHWSEHGVPERLHTERFRPSIVATGDGGEVTFSTTGRTVDADGATPLLDVGEEAGVLMPSGCRMGICFGCVTPLKAGAVRDLRTGEITEAEPGVLIQTCVSAAAGPCDIER
- a CDS encoding PucR family transcriptional regulator gives rise to the protein MSHAVQRVSELALDETTVTALRAALKTTADEVVQAIIDEVPPYTNALSGHMGATIRRAVRTALGHYLDLASGNATSGDASDAAYELGRGEVRDGRSMDALLSAYRVGARVAWRGLAAGAVPAGLPAAEVAKFAELTFAYIDELSAASAAGHADELAARGRAHERHLEQLARDLVAGASPDVLLASAQRAGWPPPVSLTAVLLPAAQARPAHRTLDPSTLVLDDLPDATGVLLVPDADRPHLLRKLTDRAAVAGPARPWTRASASYARAARARSLSADIRDTEDHLPELVLSADADALADLRARALAPLRTLPAATAERLEETLRAWLLHQGRREEVAAALFVHPQTVRYRMSQLRELFPDLASPQQVLELTLAVGLRAG
- a CDS encoding LLM class F420-dependent oxidoreductase translates to MTDSLKETVGRYGIWSSGLRDSGPSRSGELAEAAAELEELGYGALWLGGSSSARDAAPLIEASSRIVVGTSIQSIWEHEPAASAASFAALDSAHPGRFALGLGVSHARFAERYRRPYSALVSYLDALDEAGHPADRRLLAALGPKTIDLARDRAAGSVPYLVTADHTAMSRERLGEAPLLAPELKVVLESDPGRARAVARDYLAVYLTLPNYTGNFLRNGFTEDDLANGGSDRLIDAVYAWGDETRIRARIDEYLAAGADHVALHIVEGSLPGEESLPREAWSRLASLLT